The following is a genomic window from Chitinophaga caseinilytica.
AATCGCTGTCTGCGGATGCGAGAAAAACGAACACCCCCACGATATCGTCCGTCTGTTGCCGCCGTGGGATCGCCTGTACCCCGAGCAGGAATTCGGTCGCCTTTTCCTGCGCTTCCTTCGAGCCTACTTTCTCCAGCTCCGTTTCGGTAAGCACTGCGCCGGGCGTGATGCAATTTACCATGATATTATCAGCGCCCACTTCCCGGGCCAGCGCCCGCGTAAACCCGATCACCGCGCCTTTGGACGCCACGTAATGCACATAGTTTTTCGAACCGGCGAAAAATGTCACCGACGATACGTTGATGATCTTTCCGTATTTTTTTGCTGCATATAGGGATAAACGGCCTTTGCGCAAACGAACTGCGAGCGCACGTTGTTGGTCATCACCCGGTCCCATTCCGCCACGGAGATCTCATGCCAGGCTTTCCGCGGATCGATGGCGGCGTTGTTCACCAGGATATCGACCCCACCGAAGCTTTCCACCGTTTGCCTGACCATCCTTTCTACCGCCATTTCATCCGTCACATCCGCCGCGATGGCGATCGCTTCGCCACCCTGCGCCGTAATCAGGCTCACGACCTCCGCCGCCAGCTCCGGATGCGCGAGGTGATTCACCACCACCTTCGCGCCTTCCGCTGCGAAACGCAGCGCCACCGCTTTGCCGATGGACTGCGCCGCACCGGTAATTATGGCTACTTTATCTTTCAATCGCATATCATGTCTTTTAAATTAGCTACAATTAAACCGCCCGTTTCGACCCGCTCTGCTGCCGGTCGCGCCAGAACTCGCTGATCTTCTCCAGGCTGAGGCCTTTGGTTTCCGGCACCATTTTCCAGGAGAAAAGTGCGCAGGAAGCGCAGATAGCGGCGAAGATCCAGTACACGCCGGCTGCGCTATCGAAGGTCTGGATGAACCATTCCGTCAGCATCGGGAAAAACTGTGCGGTAACGAACGATGCCGCGTACAGGAAGAAGCACACTACGGCCAGCGCCTTGCTGCGAATGCGGTTCGGGTAAATTTCCGACACGATCACCCAGCTGAGCGGCGCGAGGCCCAGTGTAAACGATCCCGTTCCGATGAGCATCGGCACCAGCGTAAACATCGGCGGCCAGTGCATCTGCAGGTTGATCGCCATGATGATGTGCCCCAGCGCCATGAGCAACACGCTCGTTATCAGCAGCCCGCGGCGGCTGAAGCGCCGGATCAGGCCGAATGCCAGGATGGTGGTCAGTAAAATGAGCAGGTAGATGGGAATGGAGCTGAGGATCGCATTGGAACCCACGCTGATGCCGGATTCCGCCAGGATGCTCGGGGCATACATCAGCATCATGTTCACACCATTGATCTGGGAAAATATCATGATGACGATCCCGATGAACAAAGCCGTTTTGATACCCGGCTGGAACAATTCCCGGAATGCGCCCGTCTCCTGTTTCAATTCTTTCTCAATTTCCTTCATTTCCAGCTCGCTTTGCTCCGGCCCGTTGATGCGCGACAGCACTTTCAGCGCTTCGCCGATTCGGTTGCGGGCCGCCAACCAGCGCGGGCTTTCGGGGATCAGCAGCAAACCTGCGATGAGCAGTGCCACCGGCACCGCCTGCGCGGCAAACATCCAGCGCCAGCCCCATCCTTCGAAAGAAAAGAAATAGCTGGTGATCACGGCCAGGTTGATGCCGATCACGTTCGACAGCTGGTTTACATTCACCAGTACGCCTCTCAGGTGTGGCGGCGATAGTTCCGCGATGTAAATGGGCGACGACATCATCGCCAACCCGATACCCACGCCGCCGAAGAACCGCCAAACCGCGAAGTCCCATATCCCGGCCGCGGCAGCCGTACCGATGGTGGAAATCATAAAGAAAAACGCGGCGAGCATCATGGTTTTCCGGCGCCCCAGGCGCTCGGTGAACCACATGCCGAACAACGGGCCCGTTACCGCGCCCAGAATCGCACTGCTGACGGCGAACCCTTTCATGGCGGCCGATAAGTTAAAATCCGCCTCCAGGAAAGGCAACGCGCCGGCGATCACCACCAGGTCGAACCCGAACAGGAATCCACCGATAGACGCCACCAGCACGATGGCATAAATGTATAACCTGCCTGCCTTGGGGACCGGGGCCCGCTGCCTGCCGGGGTCCTGTTCTATTGTGTTGACCATTATATTGCCGTGAGCCATATTGCTTGTTGATTGTAGATTATCGATTTTTTTACTTGCCGCTCATTTCGCCGAGCGCCTTCCGCATCGAAGCGAGGAGCCTCGGCGTAAAGGATTCCATCCTTGCCAGCCCGTTCTTCACCCGGTCGAACGCCGTAGCGCCCTCTTCGCTGGTCCAGGTGTGGGTATCGAGCGTGGCATTGATCGTTGGCAGATTCAGCTTGCGCAGCGTCGATTCCATCTGCGGCCAGTGCCAGGAATTGCTGTAGCCGTGCTGCCCCTGCCAGGCAGAAGCCGCGTCCACAAAAACCGCCAGCGCCTTCTTCTTCGCAGCCGCATTTTTGTTGCCGTCCACAACGGCCCTCAGTTCATACAGTGATGCCGCCATGTTCAGTTGCAGCGCCAGGTCGCGCACGAATCCTGCGGGGTCGCCGAACATCAGTCCTTTCAACGGGCCGCCCTGCAATGCGCTTTTCGGCATGCCCGTCAACTGCTTCGCTGCTTTGCGCATGCGCACGGCGTCTTCGCCCTGCAGCGCTTCCCATCCTTCTACGATTTTATTACCGGCGCCGGGAATGAGCGCATTGGCGAAAGCGGTATAATCTTCCTTCTCTACACTTTTCCCCTGCGCACCGCGGGCAAACGCAAAAGTATTCGGCAGCTGCACCACGTGCGACTGCGCATTGCCCAGCACGCCGCGTTTGCCGCCCCTGCGCCCGCCGCCGGATGCCCGGTCGCCGCCGTAGATCGTGAGCGGGAAAGCGGGCTCGTACTCGATGGCGCCGTAAGGGAACGCCAGTACTTTATCCTGCATCTGGATCGGGTCGGCGAAGTTATCTTCGAACCCGCTGTTGGCTACGCCCCAGGGCTCGTAGTGTTGTTTGGCCAGCAATTGCATGGCTTCGCGGATCTCTTCGGGGCCGCGTTTCACCAAATCGCCGGTGGCGTAGAAATTACCATAAGATTCCCAGCCGAAGTGCGCCCAGTAATTGATCTCGATGCCCGGCCGCAGGCGGTCCAGCATCCGGCGGTGCGCACCGAGGATATAAACGAATTCCATGTTGGTGGAGTGCGGGTAACCGCCGGGGTCGCTATCGATCACGAAGAGCCCGTCGGCCTGCGCCAGCGGCTTGAACAGCTTCTCGCGCCATTCCATCAGTTTGCCGAAGGCGATGGGGTCACCGGGGTCTACCCGGTCGTCTGTATGGAAAAAAGGCCGGTCTTCGAAGGTGTATTTACGGCCTTCCTCGCTTTTCGGTGATACGTTCGGACAGAATACGATAGACACCCGCATGTTGTAGTCCTGGTGCGCCATATCGATCACTTTCGCGATTTTGGCCAGGTTGGCTTCGTCGCTGGGCGTGAGCGGGTCGGGCATGATTTCCAGCATGGGCCAGATGAGGATGTAGTTGTATCCCAGCTGGTGGAGGCCGTCGAGGTACCCTTTCCAGTCGTCCAGCGTCCAGGTGCGGACGGCGTAGGGATGCTTGTAAGACCAGTGCTGGTGCATGTACATCCCCAGTATTTTTTCCGTTGAAAGCGGCCTGGTAGCGGCGGTTTGCGCGGAGGCGACCTGCATGGCAATAACAGCCCAGCAAGCCATAAATATCTTTATTGCTTTGATCATAACGTTCCCTATAAATGAAAGAAAAAATCGCTAACGCTTGTGCGTTAACAGGTGGCTGGTTAAAAATAATACGTCAGGAGAAAAATAAATGTCGGGTAATTAACCGGAATTATCACTTTGTTACCCCCTGGATAGATGTATTTAGCATTGGTCCGCGCACTTGGCGATGCTGCATTTGTACTGGTAAGGACTTTGGCCGATGCGTTCCCGGAAGACTTTGCAGAAATGGGAATTCGAATTGTACCCGCACAGGCTGGCGACTTCTGAGATCGGTTTATCCATTTCGATGAGCAGCTTACAGGCATGCGCCATGCGCTGATCTACCAGGTATTGCAGGAACGTTTTTTTCGTCTTGTTCTTGAAAAAGCGGCAGAATGAGGGCACCGTCATGCAGGCCACTTCCGCCACCTGTTCGAGGGTGATTTGCTCGTGCAGGTTGAACTTGATGAAATTGATCACTTCCAGCAGCCGGTCCGAATGCGAGACCGGTTCTTCCACGTCTTTATTGATGATCAGGTTTTTTTCTCCCGAAATGGAAATGATATTCATGATCTGCAATAATTCCAGCACTCTTTCGAAGCCGGTTTTAGAAGAGAGGGCGATCAGTTTTTCGGCGATGACGTTGCGTGTTTCCCCGTAGATATTGATGCCCTTGGATGCCTGCTTGATCATTTCGCGGATGGCGTCGAATTCGCTGACGAAATCGAACATCTGCTGGAAGATCTTCGGGTTGATGTACACGGTGATCACCTTCGACCGGAGGTTAGACCCTTCTTCGTAAAACACGGGATCGCTGAGCCAGATATGTGGAACGTTGGAACCGATGAATACCATATCTCCCGGTTCGAATGGCGCCACTTCGTTGCCGATGATCCTTTTGCCGAAGCCTTCCAGGATGAAAGTCAGTTGCAGTTCAGGATGCTTGTGAAACGACGCCTGTTCGTTATTCAATGAAGACAGGAAAGGTTGATCCCTAAAATCCAGGTACAGAGAATTGTTGATAAACGGAGTGATTTCGGTTTGTAGCAGCCTCATGTCCAAAAAGATTGGTATACACCTAAATATAACATATTATTTTTGGTTTTCCGACATACTATACTATTTTCCGGCCGGCAGATACGGCCGTTCTACAACGTGGCCATCACGTCGGATGCCGCAGCCACGGCGCGTTCTATATCTTCTTCTGTATGTGCTGCGCTGATGTACCATAATCCCCTTCCGATGACCCTTACTTTCCGGTCGTGCAGCCCGGCAATGAACTTACCAAGCTTCGCTTTATCGTAGGTGAAAGTATCC
Proteins encoded in this region:
- a CDS encoding AraC family transcriptional regulator, translating into MRLLQTEITPFINNSLYLDFRDQPFLSSLNNEQASFHKHPELQLTFILEGFGKRIIGNEVAPFEPGDMVFIGSNVPHIWLSDPVFYEEGSNLRSKVITVYINPKIFQQMFDFVSEFDAIREMIKQASKGINIYGETRNVIAEKLIALSSKTGFERVLELLQIMNIISISGEKNLIINKDVEEPVSHSDRLLEVINFIKFNLHEQITLEQVAEVACMTVPSFCRFFKNKTKKTFLQYLVDQRMAHACKLLIEMDKPISEVASLCGYNSNSHFCKVFRERIGQSPYQYKCSIAKCADQC
- a CDS encoding sugar porter family MFS transporter, producing MVNTIEQDPGRQRAPVPKAGRLYIYAIVLVASIGGFLFGFDLVVIAGALPFLEADFNLSAAMKGFAVSSAILGAVTGPLFGMWFTERLGRRKTMMLAAFFFMISTIGTAAAAGIWDFAVWRFFGGVGIGLAMMSSPIYIAELSPPHLRGVLVNVNQLSNVIGINLAVITSYFFSFEGWGWRWMFAAQAVPVALLIAGLLLIPESPRWLAARNRIGEALKVLSRINGPEQSELEMKEIEKELKQETGAFRELFQPGIKTALFIGIVIMIFSQINGVNMMLMYAPSILAESGISVGSNAILSSIPIYLLILLTTILAFGLIRRFSRRGLLITSVLLMALGHIIMAINLQMHWPPMFTLVPMLIGTGSFTLGLAPLSWVIVSEIYPNRIRSKALAVVCFFLYAASFVTAQFFPMLTEWFIQTFDSAAGVYWIFAAICASCALFSWKMVPETKGLSLEKISEFWRDRQQSGSKRAV